Proteins from one Hoplias malabaricus isolate fHopMal1 chromosome 2, fHopMal1.hap1, whole genome shotgun sequence genomic window:
- the rapgef2a gene encoding rap guanine nucleotide exchange factor 2 isoform X5 has translation MVGHSIFLAMKQLVLSHSYRGRGAEMRSLPADFSKLHLSDGLHLHMSSSQSRSSIASDSGSSSLSDIYQATESECGDVDLSGLPETAVDSDDDDEDEDVGRSSDPLMSRDIVRDCLEKDPMDRTDDDIEQLLEFVQQLPAFASLSVSVRRELCAVMVFAVVERAGTIVLNHGEELDSWSVILNGAVEVIYPDGQCETVGMGGSFGVSPSMDKELMVGVMRTKVDDCQFVCIAQQDYCCILNQVEQNTQRVEEEGEIVMVKEHRELDRTGTRKGHIVVKGTTERLIQHLVEDHSVVDPTYIEDFLLTYRTFLSSPLIVGQRLLDWFNDPSSRDKVTRVVLLWVNNHFSDFEGDPDMTNFLEEFQNYLEREKMSGQLRLLNIACAAKAKPRVVSITRSSREMPLPFTLIGGAERGTRLFISSVEVGSKAEEAGLKRGDQILEVNGQTFENVQLSKATEILKNNLHLSMTVKTNLLVFKELVGRVAEERKNGVPHLPKIGDGKKNSRYSVPDIGVATGDVGQEKVSKKAKAHTVGGRNKLMKILDKTRISILPQKPYSDLGLGQTQDDSIVGLKQAKQPPPAVPISGNLSSSNPDLAQCQQRIIDYSTQPPAPGFTQLQDQVLRVFKADQQSRYLLINRDTTARDAANMAIKEFGLTANPEAYSLCEVSVTPEGVTKQRRLPDQLSKLADRIQLCARYYLKSNMETETLCSDVEAQELQRESQVCLLSLSSTEIANQLSARNYLLFASIEPTDYIIDLFKLRPHYPPSNLRSFEDLVNMETFWVATEIVREPNQVKRMKIIKHFIKVALHCRDCKNFNSMFAIISGLNLAPVSRLRSTWERLPGKYEKLFSELQEVFDPSRNMAKYRNLLNKHNLQPPIIPLFPVIKKDLTFLHEGNESKVDGLVNFEKLRMIAREIRHVVRMASVSMDPTMLFKTRKKKWRSLGSLSQVSSSSLSEVGTVGQRRRGRRSSFLSAKKLYEAELMSRRVRQYLDTLSYESDEDALHALSLQWEPATNTVCKSTAEKRRVDTSPVSQRSSTPNQPSRKKPPGKDLPPFGARSPGSLKKILSLSEEGQERQRRQQDDNQSNASSVLSSPPTSPNVTPRKGPYLAMNKATDQLSLLSSSSSDLIMTDDHTQTHPQGLSHTHTHSHSHTTHRTEPDQISLGSYSLAPDQCDRASLDAADSGRGSWTSCSSGSHDNIQSIPQRIGCYDSRSWETLSEGPAIGRSHSATPIAYWGDESEGDTGTIKRRGGKDEVLTATKPTVGRRELRFREPPPTPPGYTALSVAEAEELSHNYSQGRRPPDYNSALQRSRLIKRPCDLESSPQPRLPSRLHGYIHCPSPRRPACDENEQVSAV, from the exons ATGGTTGGGCATTCGATTTTTTTGGCAATGAAGCAATTAGTACTCTCACACAGTTACAGAGGCAGGGGAGCTGAGATGAGGAGT ctCCCTGCAGATTTCTCTAAGCTCCACCTCTCAGACGGGCTCCACCTCCATATGTCCTCCAGCCAGTCACGATCCAGCATTGCCAGTGACTCAGGAAGCAGTAGTCTCTCTGATATTTACCAG gctacTGAGAGTGAGTGTGGCGACGTAGATCTCAGTGGACTGCCTGAAACAGCAGTAGactctgatgatgatgatgaagacgaAGATGTGGGGAGGTCTTCAGACCCCCTCATGAGTCGGGACATTGTGAGAGACTGCCTAGAGAAGGACCCCATGGATCGGACAGATGATGACATCG AGCAGTTGCTGGAGTTTGTGCAGCAGCTCCCAGCATTTGCAAGTCTGAGTGTGTCTGTAAGGCGAGAGCTCTGTGCAGTCATGGTGTTTGCTGTGGTGGAGCGGGCAGGGACCATTGTCCTAAACCATGGAGAGGAG CTGGACTCGTGGTCAGTAATCCTTAATGGGGCCGTTGAGGTGATTTATCCAGACGGTCAGTGTGAGACTGTAGGGATGGGGGGAAGTTTTGGTGTCTCACCCTCCATGGACAAAGAGCTGATGGTTGGTGTAATGAGGACCAAAGTGGACGACTGTCAG tttgtgtgtatAGCGCAGCAGGACTACTGCTGCATCCTAAATCAGGTGGAGCAGAACACACAGCGAGTGGAGGAGGAAGGAGAGATCGTCATGGTGAAAGAGCACAGAGAACTTGACCGTACAGGAACCCGCAAGGGTCACATCGTCGTCAAG GGCACAACAGAGCGACTGATTCAACATTTAGTGGAGGATCACTCAGTGGTGGACCCCACATACATTGAAGACTTCCTGTTGACCTATCGGACCTTTTTATCCAGTCCTCTCATTGTTGGCCAAAGACTTCTAGACTGGTTTAATGACCCTAGTTCACGTGATAAG gtgacTCGAGTTGTGTTGCTGTGGGTTAATAATCACTTCAGTGATTTTGAAGGAGACCCTGACATGACCAATTTCCTGGAGGAATTCCAAAACTATCTGGAAAGAGAA AAAATGAGTGGTCAGTTGCGATTGCTGAACATCGCGTGTGCCGCCAAGGCTAAACCTCGAGTAGTTTCCATCACAAGGAGCTCTCGGGAGATGCCCCTCCCTTTCACTCTGATAGGTGGAGCTGAGCGAGGGACACGCCTTTTCATCAGCAGTGTGGAAGTCGGCAGCAAGGCAGAAGAGGCGGGGCTTAAGCGTGGAGACCAG atATTGGAGGTGAATGGGCAGACATTCGAGAATGTGCAGTTGTCCAAAGCCACTGAGATCCTCAAAAATAACTTGCATCTTTCCATGACAGTCAAAACTAACCTCCTGG tCTTCAAGGAGCTAGTGGGCAGAGTagcagaggagagaaagaatggTGTTCCCCATCTTCCCAAGATTGGCGATGGGAAGAAAAACTCCCGTTACTCTGTACCTGATATTGGGGTTGCTACTGGGGATGTTGGACAAGAGAAGGTCAGCAAGAAAGCCAAAGCTCATACAGTGGGTGGCCGCAACAAACTGATGAAGATTCTGGACAAAACACGAATCAGCATCCTACCTCAGAAGCCATACAG TGACCTTGGGTTGGGACAGACACAGGATGACAGTATTGTGGGTCTGAAGCAGGCCAAGCAGCCTCCACCTGCTGTTCCCATCAGTGGAAACCTGTCATCCAGCAATCCTGACTTGGCACAATGCCAACAGCGCATCATCGATTACAGCACACAACCACCAG CACCTGGATTCACTC AATTACAAGATCAGGTGCTGAGAGTTTTCAAGGCCGACCAACAAAGTCGCTACCTGCTGATCAATAGGGACACCACAGCCCGAGACGCCGCCAACATGGCCATCAAAGAGTTTGGCCTTACTGCAAATCCTGAGGCTTATTCTCTGTGCGAGGTGTCCGTCACACCAGAGGGCGTCACCAAACAGAGACGACTTCCAGATCAGCTCTCAAAACTGGCTGACAGGATTCAACTCTGTGCCAG GTACTACCTTAAGAGTAACATGGAAACCGAGACGTTATGTTCGGACGTCGAGGCTCAGGAACTGCAGCGTGAGTCTCAGGTGTGTCTGCTGTCTCTGAGCTCCACGGAAATCGCCAATCAGCTCTCGGCACGGAACTACCTGCTGTTCGCCAGCATAGAACCCACTGATTACATCATTGACCTATTTAAGCTCCGCCCACACTACCCACCCAGCAACCTCCGCAGCTTTGAAGACCTTGTCAATATGGAGACCTTTTGGGTCGCCACAGAGATCGTGCGGGAACCCAACCAGGTCAAAAGAATGAAGATTATCAAGCATTTCATAAAAGTGGCCCTCCACTGCAGAGACTGCAAGAACTTCAACTCCATGTTTGCCATTATCAG CGGGCTGAATTTGGCCCCTGTTTCTCGGTTGCGTTCTACTTGGGAACGGTTGCCTGGTAAATATGAAAAGCTGTTTTCGGAGCTGCAGGAAGTCTTCGATCCATCTCGGAACATGGCGAAATATCGCAACTTGCTAAACAAGCACAACCTCCAGCCTCCAATCATTCCTCTCTTCCCTGTAATCAAGAAAGACCTCACCTTTCTCCATGAAG GTAATGAATCAAAAGTGGATGGGCTGGTGAACTTTGAGAAGTTGCGGATGATCGCACGAGAGATCAGACACGTGGTTAGAATGGCTTCTGTCAGCATGGATCCGACTATGCTCTTTAAGACAAG GAAGAAAAAGTGGCGGAGTCTTGG GTCTCTGAGTCAGGTGAGCAGTTCCTCGTTGTCCGAGGTGGGGACAGTGGGACAACGGAGACGCGGCAGGCGTAGCTCCTTCCTCAGCGCAAAGAAATTGTACGAGGCAGAGCTGATGAGCAGACGAGTGCGCCAGTATCTCGACACACTCTCATACGAGAGCGATGAAGATGCCTTACACGCACTCTCTCTACAGTGGGAGCCTGCCACCAACACTG TGTGTAAGAGCACAGCAGAAAAGAGGAGAGTTGACACCTCTCCAGTCAGTCAGCGAAGCTCCACTCCAAACCAGCCGTCTCGCAAGAAGCCCCCAGGCAAAGACTTGCCACCATTTG GTGCGCGATCCCCTGGGTCCTTAAAGAAGATCCTCTCTCTTTCAGAAGAGGGGCAGGAGAGGCAGAGAAGGCAACAAGatgacaaccaatcaaatgCTTCTTCTGTACTGTCATCCCCGCCCACTTCGCCTAATGTCACACCCAGAAAAG GTCCTTATCTGGCCATGAACAAAGCCACAGATCAGCTGAGTCTCCTGAGCTCCTCATCCTCTGATCTCATCATGACAGATgaccacacacaaactcacccacaaggcctctctcacacacacacacactcacacagtcatacCACACACCGGACGGAGCCTGACCAAATCAGCCTTGG ctcCTACTCTCTGGCCCCGGACCAGTGTGACCGTGCCTCTCTGGATGCGGCAGACAGTGGCCGGGGCAGCTGGACGTCCTGCTCTAGCGGTTCCCATGACAATATCCAGAGCATCCCACAGCGCATCGGCTGCTATGACAGCCGCAGTTGGGAGACATTGTCTGAGGGGCCAGCAATTGGGCGGAGTCACTCGGCCACGCCCATAGCTTACTGGGGCGATGAATCAGAGGGAGACACAGGAACAATCAAGCGGCGAGGAGGCAAGGACGAGGTTCTGACTGCTACAAAGCCCACGGTAGGGCGGAGAGAGTTGCGTTTCCGGGAGCCTCCTCCCACTCCACCCGGTTACACGGCCCTCTCAGTGGCCGAGGCAGAGGAACTCAGCCACAACTACTCTCAAGGGCGACGCCCACCTGACTATAACTCAGCTCTGCAGAGGTCCCGCCTCATCAAGAGACCATGTGACCTCGAATCATCTCCACAGCCACGCCTCCCTAGCCGCCTGCATGGATACATACACTGTCCTTCGCCACGGCGACCAGCATGTGATG AAAATGAGCAAGTCTCTGCTGTGTGA